The genomic stretch CGGATCAACCAGCTGGAACGGCAACCTGCCGGGCTGGACAAACTCTGCATTGGCGTGAAATGTGGCGGCAGTGATGGTTTCAGCGGCATCTCGGCCAACCCGGCAGTGGGCTATTGCGCAGACCTGGTAGTGGCCCTGGGTGGCACCGTACTGCTGGCCGAGTTCCCCGAACTCTGCGGGGTGGAGCAGGAGCTGATAGACCGCACCGTGGATAAAGAGAGCGCTGAAAAATTCATCCGGCTGATGGGCGCTTACAGTCAGCAGGCCATCAATGCCGGTTCCGGTTTTCATATGAACCCCTCGCCCGGAAATATCAAGGACGGGCTGATCACCGACGCCATCAAGAGTGCGGGCGCTGCCAAAAAAGGCGGCACCTCGCCTGTGACCGATGTGCTGGACTATACCGAGCCCGCCACCCGCAAGGGACTGAACCTGGTCTGCACGCCTGGCAATGATGTGGAAGCCACTACCGGCAAGGCCGCCAGCGGCGCCACCCTGATCCTGTTCACTACCGGCCTGGGAACGCCCACCGGTAATCCTGTATGTCCTACCATCAAAGTGGCTACCAATAGCCAGCTGGCCCGGCGCATGCGCGATATCATTGATATTGATTGCGGTCCTGTGGTGGAAGGGGAAAAGACCATTGAAGAGATGGGGGAAGATATCCTGGAATATTGCATCAGGGCTGCCAGCGGCGAAGTAACACCTAAAGCCGTGCTGCTGAACCAGGATGACTTTATCCCGTGGAAGCGGGGCGTGAGCTTGTAGTAGGCGGGATATTAAGCAGGCTGTTCCTGGTTCGTCCCCAATTGTATTTTCCTATATGCTTTGCCTGGACAGTTGTCATGTGAAGGACTGACTGCCAGGATCCGACAGGCTTTATTGCCGGTCCGGCTGCTGTATTTGTTCTTTCGGTGCTGTTTCCTGCCGTCCCGGTTTTCTCCTGGTCCCGGGATCCGTTTTTTCCCTAACATTGGGCATGAGAACCCTGATACCCCTTTGCCTGGCGCTGTTGCTGCTGGGCTGTAATCAGTTCACTATTGCGCCCCGTAATAAGAACAGCGTACGCCGGGAAAAACCGAGCATGCTGCTCTGTGAGCGCATTGTGGACTTCCGGCTGGAGTTCTCCCGCTGGCCGGTATCCAGGGAAGACTTTATGGGCAAGGGGAAAAAGTATTACGAAGTAATGAGTGGTATCCCTTATCACTACATCCATTTCAAGACCTTCAGCGATGATAAAATGAATTTTACCTACGGCGATCACGAGCAGGACCGCAACCTGCAAAAGGAAACCAATAAGATAGCGCTCAACCCTTATGGTGGCTTCATTGAGTTCTATAAACTGAATGACCGCTTTGTCTGGAAGATCCATCAATGACCCGGCGAAAATAGATTAAAACAATTTCAACTGTTCATTAAGTTGATTTAGAATACAATGGCCTGGGGCCCGGAAACCCCGGCCCGGCGGGCCTTTTTTTATGCGCCGTAGGTTGCAAAACAGGCCAAAAACGAGTACATTCATAATGCAAACGCCACTCATTGCAACAGGCATTTTTGTTTAAAGCCCCATATCCCTGACCCTTATCCAGACCACTCAATACCGATCCTCACTTGAACGGGCCTGGTAAGCAAACCCATTGTAAACAAAAGGCTCGTTACTTCATGAACAGCGCGCATTACCAGAATGACCAGGACCTGGTAGCCGGCTTCAACAAAGGCGAGGAAAGCGCTTTTGAAGTCCTCTATCATGGCTTCCATAAACGGCTTGTCTATTTTGCTTCCTCTATGGTCAGCAACCAGCGGGAAGCAGAGGACATTGTTATGGATGTATTCATGAAACTCTTTAACCGTGCCGGTCATTTCCCGGATATGAACCATATCAGGGCCTTCCTCTATATCGCTACCCGCAATGCCTGTCTCAATTACCTCAAATATGAACAGACGCATACCCGTGTGGTAGCGGAAGCGGCGTATTTGTCGGACCAGCTGGAAAGCTCTACTGCACTGGATTTTGAGCGGATGAGCGCTGAAGTGTTGCAGCAGGTGTATGCGGAGATAGAGAACCTGCCGCCGCAATCGCGGCGGGTGTTTTTTTTAAAAGCCATTAAACACCTGAAATCGCGGGAGGTAGCGGCCCAGATGGGCATATCTGATAAAACGGTCCGGAACCAGATGGCCATAGCGGCGCGCCAGCTCAGGAAAGCGATCTGGAAACGGACGGTGGACCTGACGGTACCGCTGGCCTGGTGTTGCCTGATCTGTTGAATAACCTGAACAACCATTCAAAATAACACATGAATAACCGGGATCTGGAAGACAGGATCGTGGCGCTGATTGTAAAAAGCCTGAAAGGAGAACTGACAGGGGAAGAGCAGCAGGAGCTGGACCGGTGGGTCAGCGCTTCTGCGCAGAACAGGCTTTTTGCGGAGCGCTTCACGCCGGCTTTTCTGCTGGATGAGCTGCAGCGGTTTGAATCGGTGGACACCCCCGCTGAATGGCGGCGGCTGCAGCACCGGCGGGAGAAGGAGCGCGTGGAAAAAGCGAAGACCAGGCTGGTCACCCTGCGGACCTGGTGGCTGGCTGCAGCGGCAGCCGTCATCATAGTGGCCGGTGTCTGGTGGATCAACAGGCCGGCGGAAACAGGATTGCCGCCAGTGGCCAATCGTTACCAGAATGAGATAGATCCCCTGAACCGGCAGCAGGCCCTGCTGCAATTATCCGATGGCCGGGAAATGACTGTCAG from Candidatus Pseudobacter hemicellulosilyticus encodes the following:
- a CDS encoding RNA polymerase sigma-70 factor, whose product is MNSAHYQNDQDLVAGFNKGEESAFEVLYHGFHKRLVYFASSMVSNQREAEDIVMDVFMKLFNRAGHFPDMNHIRAFLYIATRNACLNYLKYEQTHTRVVAEAAYLSDQLESSTALDFERMSAEVLQQVYAEIENLPPQSRRVFFLKAIKHLKSREVAAQMGISDKTVRNQMAIAARQLRKAIWKRTVDLTVPLAWCCLIC